One genomic region from Streptomyces sp. NBC_00582 encodes:
- a CDS encoding CU044_2847 family protein yields MYVVDVPIDSAAGDSEVVRVQVRELDEGLLPVARPGRSPSVRASRSFGEMLATVRPVAENFVTSLKGMASAPDEVTVQFGISLSTEADVLIASTAAAATFAVSMTWRTSAQEGSAATG; encoded by the coding sequence GTGTATGTGGTGGATGTGCCGATCGACAGCGCCGCAGGCGATTCCGAGGTCGTCCGGGTGCAGGTCCGGGAGCTGGACGAGGGTCTGCTCCCGGTGGCACGGCCGGGGCGTTCGCCATCCGTGCGGGCCTCGCGTTCCTTCGGCGAGATGCTGGCCACCGTACGACCTGTCGCCGAGAACTTCGTGACGAGCCTGAAGGGCATGGCGTCCGCTCCGGACGAGGTCACCGTGCAGTTCGGCATCTCGCTGTCCACCGAGGCCGATGTGCTGATCGCCAGCACAGCCGCCGCCGCCACCTTCGCGGTCTCCATGACCTGGCGCACCTCCGCTCAGGAAGGCAGTGCCGCGACAGGCTGA